Within the bacterium genome, the region GCCTTCCGGGGGGGGCGGCGGGTTCGACAGCCGCACCTGGATGGCGTCCATCTGCTTCACCAGCGCCTCCATCTCAGGCCACCGGCGATGGGCCCGTAGGGCTCTTCCCAGATCCACGAACCCAACGCGGTAGATCGCTGGAGTAGCGACCACGGCCGGAGTCGGAGTCGGCGACGGTGCCGCTCCGCTCTGTGGGCGGCATCCCGTCAGGATCAAGACCGCCATCAGGTAGAGAGCGGCGGCCGGGCGCAGGCGCGTGATCACTTGCCCTTTATCACCTTGATGACCGCATCGGTCAGGTCGGTCCCGCCGTAGAGCACAACAGAGCGGTCGAGCACCACGGTCACCCCTGCCTGCTTCGCAACGGTCTCGACGGCGGCGCGCAGCTCTTTGTCCAACCCGCCGAGCAGATCGTTGCGTCTCTCGAGAATCTGCTGCTGGAGCTGGCGGTCGAGCTCCTGGCGCTGGAACGCGGTCATGTTCTTGCTGCGCTCCTGAAACTCGCGCTGCTTGGCCTGGTAGAACTCCTGCAGCGCGCGCTCCGAACTAGCCCTGCGTGGATGGCCGTCGAGAGCCCGCTGCATCTCGACATAGCCTATCGCAAACGACTGCCCGAACGCCGGCACCTGCCGCATAGCCACGGCGGCGCCAACGGCCACCACGACGGCGAGCCCGACGATCACGATGAGCTTACGCGCATCTACCCGCATGTAAGACCTCCTCCAAGTCCTGGCACGTGCTCATTGTACCGTACCGTGTCAACGCGATCGGCACGTGGTACCGCAGTGCTACAGGTTGCTGGCGAGTCGGAGCCAGACCGCACCGCGGGAGGTCGCCACGGCCTCCCACGACAGGAACTCGTTGATCCGGTACGTCAGCGTCATCTCGATCAACTCGGACCGAGGCTTGAAAGCACCGTGGATGTGCATATCGGGGGAAAGCCGGTACTGCACGAACGGCTCCAACCCCTCGGACTCAAACCGCGTCAACACACCCATCGTAAGATCCGTGCCGGTCTGAACCCGCAATCCCGCGGCCCACCTCCAGGCGAAGCTCGACGGAACTAGGGTCATCTCCACAAAGGGCTCTACCGACCCGAACAAACGCCCGAGCTGGACGCGGATGTCAGGCGCCGGCGCATCTGCTCCGAAGTTCAACCGCGCCTCAACGCGGCCTCGGTACAGCGTCGAGTCGGCCAGTACGCTGAGGTAGGTGACCTCGGCAATCCGCAGTGTCGGGCTTGCAACGACACCGTACTGTCGCACAGGAGGGTAGGCGCGGAGCTGCTCGCCGACCAGTGACTCCAGCCGTGCGCGCTGCGCCAGTGCAAACGCCACGGGTAGACCCCTCAACGGCTCTGCCATCGAGGCCACTTGGGGTCCGTGGCCCTCCAACAGCACGAAGGGAATCGACGAGGACCGAAATCGAACGCCTATATCGCGGATGACGCGGGTGTCCCTCGCGGTAACCGACATCGCCACGCGCCAGGGAGGATCACTCTCAATCCGGGCCGTCCCAGTGAACCCAGGGGCGGCTCCCTCAACCAGCTCTGTGATCCTGCGCTCTACGATCGGCGCAGCCCACTCCAGGGCTTCCGCGGGCAACCGGGCAACCAGGCGCCGGAGCTCGAGTACCACCGGCTCCAAGGAGGCGCGCACCAGCGGCTGCGCGTCGGGATGCACACCGGGCATTGAGGTGACGACCGGAACTTCAACCAACATCGGCGGCCGCGGCTGCAGTTGAATGCGCACCACCGTGGTGGCGCCGGTCTGGAATCCCAGCCCTACCGTGCGGTAACCGCGCACCACGCGGTCTATGACTTCCCTAAGCACCCCGGCCAGCGCCGCCTCCTGCCGGGCGACCACCTCGCTGTCCCGCCCCAGGAGCAACCGCTCGCCGGCGGTTGCGATCGCCTCAACGATCCGCCGGGCAACCAGCGGGTGGGGATCCCCTCCCTCAACAACCAGGCCGACCTCTACCCGCTGGATGGGATCGGCGGCGCGCGCAGGCACGGCCGAGGCGGCGAGGATCACCACCAGGGCCAGCGGAAGCCCCAACCGAACGGCGGCGAGCACCCGCCGAACCAGGGAGGAACTCAGAAAGGC harbors:
- a CDS encoding OmpH family outer membrane protein, which produces MRVDARKLIVIVGLAVVVAVGAAVAMRQVPAFGQSFAIGYVEMQRALDGHPRRASSERALQEFYQAKQREFQERSKNMTAFQRQELDRQLQQQILERRNDLLGGLDKELRAAVETVAKQAGVTVVLDRSVVLYGGTDLTDAVIKVIKGK